One part of the Pristiophorus japonicus isolate sPriJap1 chromosome 21, sPriJap1.hap1, whole genome shotgun sequence genome encodes these proteins:
- the LOC139234163 gene encoding uncharacterized protein isoform X3 has product MALGALFVGLFLLFQHVVGSTYLFFRGPGDVTTLQCNVPTGAGNNVTLCSSSDAGSGMGEIKCQHPKNEKPCDENIGPQGRKGYSEPECTKCKLHDDQTESLTFAVKTINSMVFTFMAQDSTEGGALECPSWLTLSQSGCENHDLFFVITQDANISSIEENSLSLTVSEGENVTLPCQFQNRKLLAFNLFWFRSGNVNKCLHSVSIDSQGPYSNPLCCVDRESSQIISNQSSHNPLVSRQSHNLTIHSAGLVDTGRYLCAVHSQDSGKSVWKIAANISLVTEPSAEISDSATSNSSETSNITYTNTQNPAITVNVAIVCLIVLICIVGIVCIIGVVCRRKRQSAKGKGSSAPGPRAGDVQLTQVAECFPYSVVPRKDQSDDNEPVAYSVTRVPTPSSQPRPGEGMESTGPNIDSTEHVYCLIEESMVKGQALETFPGRRCGSIWSQRQDPFTTRRERYLT; this is encoded by the exons ATGGCGCTTGGTGCTCTGTTTGTGGGTCTTTTCCTTCTGTTCCAACATGTTGTAG GATCCACTTATCTCTTCTTCCGAGGACCAGGAGATGTCACCACTCTGCAATGCAACGTGCCCACCGGTGCTGGGAATAATGTAACCTTGTGCAGCTCCAGTGATGCCGGGTCAGGAATGGGTGAAATAAAATGTCAGCACCCAAAGAACGAGAAGCCATGTGATGAAAATATCGGTCCTCAGGGAAGAAAAGGATACAGTGAGCCAGAGTGTACAAAATGCAAATTACATGACGACCAAACAGAGTCTCTGACATTCGCTGTGAAGACGATTAACTCGATGGTGTTTACCTTCATGGCTCAGGATTCCACAGAAGGAGGGGCATTGGAGTGTCCGTCCTGGCTCACACTGTCACAGTCGGGATGTGAAAACCACGACTTGTTCTTTGTGATAACCCAGGATG CTAATATATCTTCTATTGAAGAAAACTCCTTGTCGCTGACAGtgtcagagggagagaatgtgacttTACCCTGCCAGTTTCAGAATAGAAAACTACTCGCCTTCAATCTGTTTTGGTTCAGATCTGGAAACGTCAATAAGTGTCTGCACTCTGTTTCCATTGACTCTCAGGGGCCATATTCTAACCCACTCTGTTGTGTGGATAGAGAGTCGTCACAAATAATCTCTAACCAAAGCTCACACAATCCTTTGGTTAGCCGCCAGTCTCACAACCTTACTATTCACTCAGCGGGCCTGGTGGACACTGGGAGGTATCTCTGTGCTGTACACAGTCAGGATTCAGGGAAATCTGTCTGGAAGATTGCAGCAAACATCTCCCTTGTGACGGAGCCCAGTGCAGAAATTTCAGACTCTGCCACCTCAAACTCCTCAGAGACCAGCAACATAACTTATACAAATACTCAAA ACCCTGCCATCACTGTGAACGTAGCCATAGTGTGTCTGATTGTACTCATTTGCATTGTTGGGATAGTTTGCATTATTGGGGTAGTTTGCCGAAGGAAACGACAATCTGCCAAAGGTAAAG GATCCTCAGCACCAGGACCCAG GGCCGGTGATGTGCAGCTGACACAAGTGGCTGAAT GTTTCCCGTACTCTGTGGTTCCCAGGAAGGATCAGAGCGATGACAACGAGCCTGTTGCGTATTCGGTGACAAGAGTTCCAACGCCGTCGAGCCAGCCAAGGCCTGGTGAAGGAATGGAGAGCACTGGCCCAAACATTGACTCTACAGAGCATGTGTACTGTTTGATCGAGGAGTCAATGGTCAAAGG ccaggcattggaaacttttccggggcgaaggtgcggatccatttggtcccagaggcaggacccattcaccacaaggcgcgagcggtacctcacatga
- the LOC139234163 gene encoding uncharacterized protein isoform X2 — protein MALGALFVGLFLLFQHVVGSTYLFFRGPGDVTTLQCNVPTGAGNNVTLCSSSDAGSGMGEIKCQHPKNEKPCDENIGPQGRKGYSEPECTKCKLHDDQTESLTFAVKTINSMVFTFMAQDSTEGGALECPSWLTLSQSGCENHDLFFVITQDANISSIEENSLSLTVSEGENVTLPCQFQNRKLLAFNLFWFRSGNVNKCLHSVSIDSQGPYSNPLCCVDRESSQIISNQSSHNPLVSRQSHNLTIHSAGLVDTGRYLCAVHSQDSGKSVWKIAANISLVTEPSAEISDSATSNSSETSNITYTNTQTQVNSVMSSGKSSDTPTSTFGISLVTSSITHNPAITVNVAIVCLIVLICIVGIVCIIGVVCRRKRQSAKGSSAPGPRAGDVQLTQVAECFPYSVVPRKDQSDDNEPVAYSVTRVPTPSSQPRPGEGMESTGPNIDSTEHVYCLIEESMVKGQALETFPGRRCGSIWSQRQDPFTTRRERYLT, from the exons ATGGCGCTTGGTGCTCTGTTTGTGGGTCTTTTCCTTCTGTTCCAACATGTTGTAG GATCCACTTATCTCTTCTTCCGAGGACCAGGAGATGTCACCACTCTGCAATGCAACGTGCCCACCGGTGCTGGGAATAATGTAACCTTGTGCAGCTCCAGTGATGCCGGGTCAGGAATGGGTGAAATAAAATGTCAGCACCCAAAGAACGAGAAGCCATGTGATGAAAATATCGGTCCTCAGGGAAGAAAAGGATACAGTGAGCCAGAGTGTACAAAATGCAAATTACATGACGACCAAACAGAGTCTCTGACATTCGCTGTGAAGACGATTAACTCGATGGTGTTTACCTTCATGGCTCAGGATTCCACAGAAGGAGGGGCATTGGAGTGTCCGTCCTGGCTCACACTGTCACAGTCGGGATGTGAAAACCACGACTTGTTCTTTGTGATAACCCAGGATG CTAATATATCTTCTATTGAAGAAAACTCCTTGTCGCTGACAGtgtcagagggagagaatgtgacttTACCCTGCCAGTTTCAGAATAGAAAACTACTCGCCTTCAATCTGTTTTGGTTCAGATCTGGAAACGTCAATAAGTGTCTGCACTCTGTTTCCATTGACTCTCAGGGGCCATATTCTAACCCACTCTGTTGTGTGGATAGAGAGTCGTCACAAATAATCTCTAACCAAAGCTCACACAATCCTTTGGTTAGCCGCCAGTCTCACAACCTTACTATTCACTCAGCGGGCCTGGTGGACACTGGGAGGTATCTCTGTGCTGTACACAGTCAGGATTCAGGGAAATCTGTCTGGAAGATTGCAGCAAACATCTCCCTTGTGACGGAGCCCAGTGCAGAAATTTCAGACTCTGCCACCTCAAACTCCTCAGAGACCAGCAACATAACTTATACAAATACTCAAA CCCAGGTAAACAGTGTAATGAGCAGCGGGAAATCTTCAGACACTCCCACCTCAACATTTGGAATATCTTTAGTGACCAGCAGCATAACTCATA ACCCTGCCATCACTGTGAACGTAGCCATAGTGTGTCTGATTGTACTCATTTGCATTGTTGGGATAGTTTGCATTATTGGGGTAGTTTGCCGAAGGAAACGACAATCTGCCAAAG GATCCTCAGCACCAGGACCCAG GGCCGGTGATGTGCAGCTGACACAAGTGGCTGAAT GTTTCCCGTACTCTGTGGTTCCCAGGAAGGATCAGAGCGATGACAACGAGCCTGTTGCGTATTCGGTGACAAGAGTTCCAACGCCGTCGAGCCAGCCAAGGCCTGGTGAAGGAATGGAGAGCACTGGCCCAAACATTGACTCTACAGAGCATGTGTACTGTTTGATCGAGGAGTCAATGGTCAAAGG ccaggcattggaaacttttccggggcgaaggtgcggatccatttggtcccagaggcaggacccattcaccacaaggcgcgagcggtacctcacatga
- the LOC139234163 gene encoding uncharacterized protein isoform X4, with product MALGALFVGLFLLFQHVVGSTYLFFRGPGDVTTLQCNVPTGAGNNVTLCSSSDAGSGMGEIKCQHPKNEKPCDENIGPQGRKGYSEPECTKCKLHDDQTESLTFAVKTINSMVFTFMAQDSTEGGALECPSWLTLSQSGCENHDLFFVITQDDPAITVNVAIVCLIVLICIVGIVCIIGVVCRRKRQSAKGKGSSAPGPRAGDVQLTQVAECFPYSVVPRKDQSDDNEPVAYSVTRVPTPSSQPRPGEGMESTGPNIDSTEHVYCLIEESMVKGQALETFPGRRCGSIWSQRQDPFTTRRERYLT from the exons ATGGCGCTTGGTGCTCTGTTTGTGGGTCTTTTCCTTCTGTTCCAACATGTTGTAG GATCCACTTATCTCTTCTTCCGAGGACCAGGAGATGTCACCACTCTGCAATGCAACGTGCCCACCGGTGCTGGGAATAATGTAACCTTGTGCAGCTCCAGTGATGCCGGGTCAGGAATGGGTGAAATAAAATGTCAGCACCCAAAGAACGAGAAGCCATGTGATGAAAATATCGGTCCTCAGGGAAGAAAAGGATACAGTGAGCCAGAGTGTACAAAATGCAAATTACATGACGACCAAACAGAGTCTCTGACATTCGCTGTGAAGACGATTAACTCGATGGTGTTTACCTTCATGGCTCAGGATTCCACAGAAGGAGGGGCATTGGAGTGTCCGTCCTGGCTCACACTGTCACAGTCGGGATGTGAAAACCACGACTTGTTCTTTGTGATAACCCAGGATG ACCCTGCCATCACTGTGAACGTAGCCATAGTGTGTCTGATTGTACTCATTTGCATTGTTGGGATAGTTTGCATTATTGGGGTAGTTTGCCGAAGGAAACGACAATCTGCCAAAGGTAAAG GATCCTCAGCACCAGGACCCAG GGCCGGTGATGTGCAGCTGACACAAGTGGCTGAAT GTTTCCCGTACTCTGTGGTTCCCAGGAAGGATCAGAGCGATGACAACGAGCCTGTTGCGTATTCGGTGACAAGAGTTCCAACGCCGTCGAGCCAGCCAAGGCCTGGTGAAGGAATGGAGAGCACTGGCCCAAACATTGACTCTACAGAGCATGTGTACTGTTTGATCGAGGAGTCAATGGTCAAAGG ccaggcattggaaacttttccggggcgaaggtgcggatccatttggtcccagaggcaggacccattcaccacaaggcgcgagcggtacctcacatga
- the LOC139234163 gene encoding uncharacterized protein isoform X1 yields MALGALFVGLFLLFQHVVGSTYLFFRGPGDVTTLQCNVPTGAGNNVTLCSSSDAGSGMGEIKCQHPKNEKPCDENIGPQGRKGYSEPECTKCKLHDDQTESLTFAVKTINSMVFTFMAQDSTEGGALECPSWLTLSQSGCENHDLFFVITQDANISSIEENSLSLTVSEGENVTLPCQFQNRKLLAFNLFWFRSGNVNKCLHSVSIDSQGPYSNPLCCVDRESSQIISNQSSHNPLVSRQSHNLTIHSAGLVDTGRYLCAVHSQDSGKSVWKIAANISLVTEPSAEISDSATSNSSETSNITYTNTQTQVNSVMSSGKSSDTPTSTFGISLVTSSITHNPAITVNVAIVCLIVLICIVGIVCIIGVVCRRKRQSAKGKGSSAPGPRAGDVQLTQVAECFPYSVVPRKDQSDDNEPVAYSVTRVPTPSSQPRPGEGMESTGPNIDSTEHVYCLIEESMVKGQALETFPGRRCGSIWSQRQDPFTTRRERYLT; encoded by the exons ATGGCGCTTGGTGCTCTGTTTGTGGGTCTTTTCCTTCTGTTCCAACATGTTGTAG GATCCACTTATCTCTTCTTCCGAGGACCAGGAGATGTCACCACTCTGCAATGCAACGTGCCCACCGGTGCTGGGAATAATGTAACCTTGTGCAGCTCCAGTGATGCCGGGTCAGGAATGGGTGAAATAAAATGTCAGCACCCAAAGAACGAGAAGCCATGTGATGAAAATATCGGTCCTCAGGGAAGAAAAGGATACAGTGAGCCAGAGTGTACAAAATGCAAATTACATGACGACCAAACAGAGTCTCTGACATTCGCTGTGAAGACGATTAACTCGATGGTGTTTACCTTCATGGCTCAGGATTCCACAGAAGGAGGGGCATTGGAGTGTCCGTCCTGGCTCACACTGTCACAGTCGGGATGTGAAAACCACGACTTGTTCTTTGTGATAACCCAGGATG CTAATATATCTTCTATTGAAGAAAACTCCTTGTCGCTGACAGtgtcagagggagagaatgtgacttTACCCTGCCAGTTTCAGAATAGAAAACTACTCGCCTTCAATCTGTTTTGGTTCAGATCTGGAAACGTCAATAAGTGTCTGCACTCTGTTTCCATTGACTCTCAGGGGCCATATTCTAACCCACTCTGTTGTGTGGATAGAGAGTCGTCACAAATAATCTCTAACCAAAGCTCACACAATCCTTTGGTTAGCCGCCAGTCTCACAACCTTACTATTCACTCAGCGGGCCTGGTGGACACTGGGAGGTATCTCTGTGCTGTACACAGTCAGGATTCAGGGAAATCTGTCTGGAAGATTGCAGCAAACATCTCCCTTGTGACGGAGCCCAGTGCAGAAATTTCAGACTCTGCCACCTCAAACTCCTCAGAGACCAGCAACATAACTTATACAAATACTCAAA CCCAGGTAAACAGTGTAATGAGCAGCGGGAAATCTTCAGACACTCCCACCTCAACATTTGGAATATCTTTAGTGACCAGCAGCATAACTCATA ACCCTGCCATCACTGTGAACGTAGCCATAGTGTGTCTGATTGTACTCATTTGCATTGTTGGGATAGTTTGCATTATTGGGGTAGTTTGCCGAAGGAAACGACAATCTGCCAAAGGTAAAG GATCCTCAGCACCAGGACCCAG GGCCGGTGATGTGCAGCTGACACAAGTGGCTGAAT GTTTCCCGTACTCTGTGGTTCCCAGGAAGGATCAGAGCGATGACAACGAGCCTGTTGCGTATTCGGTGACAAGAGTTCCAACGCCGTCGAGCCAGCCAAGGCCTGGTGAAGGAATGGAGAGCACTGGCCCAAACATTGACTCTACAGAGCATGTGTACTGTTTGATCGAGGAGTCAATGGTCAAAGG ccaggcattggaaacttttccggggcgaaggtgcggatccatttggtcccagaggcaggacccattcaccacaaggcgcgagcggtacctcacatga